One window of the Lepidochelys kempii isolate rLepKem1 chromosome 23, rLepKem1.hap2, whole genome shotgun sequence genome contains the following:
- the LOC140901871 gene encoding LOW QUALITY PROTEIN: T-cell-interacting, activating receptor on myeloid cells protein 1-like (The sequence of the model RefSeq protein was modified relative to this genomic sequence to represent the inferred CDS: inserted 2 bases in 1 codon), producing the protein MGHQPGLNPESNEKEDLHGNIRSGQLKIEDQTPWSPGYQPSAPSPRLQELFAPGPSISASPSEVIALGGAVTIRCQCRCEARRLFLYKGGIEIWKLDTAGDGVEFTIPSARREDGGAYSCRPCSGSEPPNWSDPSDIVRIVVVETYFPKPAISLSPSSXGGAVTIRCRGRHQNVRFLLYQDGNPNGLQDAEPAGDTAEFPISSVSRRDAGTYSCRYSTKADLPVWSEPSDPAELVVAEGSYPKPSISISPGGVIPMGGNVTIRCWHQRLGVRFVLYKDGDGNHLRYSDPASYVAEFPIPSARREHGGSYTCRYSHRTGPAAFSEPSDPVQIIVAAGPPGRPDFTQANITHLALSAAVLLVLGLILAEAYYSRPRGAP; encoded by the exons ATGGGTCATCAGCCAGGTTTGAACCCAGAAAGTAATGAGAAGGAGGATCTGCACGGAAATATTCGCAGTGGTCAGTTGAAGATTGAAGACCAGACCCCGTGGTCTCCTGGCTACCAGCCTAGTGCACCTTCCCCAAGGCTGCAGG AGCTCTTTGCGCCCGGACCCTCCATCTCCGCCAGCCCCAGTGAGGTGATCGCCCTGGGGGGAGCCGTCACCATCCGCTGTCAGTGTCGGTGCGAGGCCAGGAGGTTATTTCTGTATAAAGGTGGAATCGAAATCTGGAAGCTGGATACTGCTGGGGACGGGGTTGAATTCACCATCCCCAGTGCCAGGCGGGAAGACGGAGGGGCCTACAGCTGCCGACCTTGCTCCGGATCGGAGCCGCCCAACTGGTCGGATCCTAGTGACATCGTGCGGATTGTTGTAGTAG AGACCTACTTCCCCAAACCCGCCATCTCCCTGAGTCCCAGCAG TGGGGGAGCCGTGACCATCCGGTGTCGGGGTCGGCACCAGAACGTGAGGTTCCTTCTGTACCAAGATGGAAACCCGAACGGGCTGCAGGACGCGGAGCCGGCTGGGGACACGGCCGAGTTTCCCATCAGCAGTGTGAGCCGGAGAGACGCAGGGACCTACAGCTGCCGATATAGCACCAAAGCAGACCTGCCCGTCTGGTCAGAGCCCAGTGACCCCGCGGAGCTGGTGGTAGCAG AGGGGTCCTACCCCAAACCCTCCATCTCCATCAGCCCCGGTGGGGTGATCCCCATGGGGGGAAACGTCACCATCCGGTGTTGGCATCAGCGCCTGGGCGTGAGGTTCGTCCTCTACAAGGATGGAGACGGGAACCATCTGAGGTACTCGGACCCTGCTAGTTATGTGGCTGAATTTCCCATCCCCAGCGCCAGACGGGAACATGGGGGCAGCTACACCTGTCGTTATAGCCACAGAACAGGACCAGCTGCCTTCTCGGAGCCCAGCGACCCCGTGCAGATCATTGTAGCAG caggCCCCCCGGGGCGCCCGGATTTCACCCAGGCCAACATCACCCACCTGGCGCTGAGCGCCGCGGTCCTGCTCGTCCTGGGGCTGATCCTGGCCGAGGCCTATTACAGCCGCCCGAGGGGGGCGCCCTAG